Proteins from a single region of Halichoerus grypus chromosome 13, mHalGry1.hap1.1, whole genome shotgun sequence:
- the PRELID3A gene encoding PRELI domain containing protein 3A isoform X2 translates to MKIWSSEHVFGHPWDTVIKAAMRKYPNPMNPCVVGVDVLERSVDGRGRLHSHRLLSTEWGLPGFVKAILGTSRTLTYIKEHSVVDPVEKKMELCSTNITLTNLVSVNERLVYTPHPEDPEMTVLTQEAIITVKGISLGSYLESLMANTISSNAKKSEPWKELGCVAAVARVQGNVTCQSRAFASHLRFPPRPTSSWLSSPSLLSPGLF, encoded by the exons ATGAAGATCTGGAGCTCGGAGCACGTGTTCGG CCACCCGTGGGACACCGTCATCAAAGCTGCCATGAGGAAGTACCCGAATCCAATGAACCCCTGTGTCGTGGGAGTTGACGTGCTGGAGCGCAGTGTGGACGGCCGGGGCCGGCTTCACAGCCACCGCCTCCTCAGCACCGAGTGGGGGCTGCCCGGCTTCGTGAAAGCG attttggGAACCAGTAGGACTTTGACATACATCAAAGAACATTCTGTTGTGGATCcagtagaaaagaaaatggaactttGTTCCACCAAT ATCACACTCACAAACCTGGTGTCGGTGAACGAGAGGTTGGTGTACACTCCGCATCCAGAGGACCCTGAAAT GACGGTGCTCACACAAGAAGCCATCATCACTGTGAAGGGGATCAGCCTCGGCAGCTATCTGGAGAGTCTGATGGCCAACACGATATCATCCAACGCAAAGAAG AGCGAGCCATGGAAAGAGCTTGGATGTGTGGCAGCCGTTGCACGAGTTCAAGGTAACGTCACCTGCCAGAGCAGGGCCTTCGCTTCTCACCTTCGCTTCCCTCCCAGGCCGACGTCTTCCTGGCTGTCCTCCCCGTCCCTCCTCTCTCCTGGTTTATTTTGA
- the PRELID3A gene encoding PRELI domain containing protein 3A isoform X5 produces MKIWSSEHVFGHPWDTVIKAAMRKYPNPMNPCVVGVDVLERSVDGRGRLHSHRLLSTEWGLPGFVKAILGTSRTLTYIKEHSVVDPVEKKMELCSTNITLTNLVSVNERLVYTPHPEDPEMTVLTQEAIITVKGISLGSYLESLMANTISSNAKKGREALEWVIGRLNTELEGLAAPACTRA; encoded by the exons ATGAAGATCTGGAGCTCGGAGCACGTGTTCGG CCACCCGTGGGACACCGTCATCAAAGCTGCCATGAGGAAGTACCCGAATCCAATGAACCCCTGTGTCGTGGGAGTTGACGTGCTGGAGCGCAGTGTGGACGGCCGGGGCCGGCTTCACAGCCACCGCCTCCTCAGCACCGAGTGGGGGCTGCCCGGCTTCGTGAAAGCG attttggGAACCAGTAGGACTTTGACATACATCAAAGAACATTCTGTTGTGGATCcagtagaaaagaaaatggaactttGTTCCACCAAT ATCACACTCACAAACCTGGTGTCGGTGAACGAGAGGTTGGTGTACACTCCGCATCCAGAGGACCCTGAAAT GACGGTGCTCACACAAGAAGCCATCATCACTGTGAAGGGGATCAGCCTCGGCAGCTATCTGGAGAGTCTGATGGCCAACACGATATCATCCAACGCAAAGAAG GGTCGCGAGGCCTTGGAGTGGGTGATCGGCCGACTTAACACGGAGTTGGAGGGCCTGGCAGCCCCCGCCTGCACCAGAGCGTGA
- the PRELID3A gene encoding PRELI domain containing protein 3A isoform X8 — translation MKIWSSEHVFGHPWDTVIKAAMRKYPNPMNPCVVGVDVLERSVDGRGRLHSHRLLSTEWGLPGFVKAILGTSRTLTYIKEHSVVDPVEKKMELCSTNITLTNLVSVNERLVYTPHPEDPEMTVLTQEAIITVKGISLGSYLESLMANTISSNAKKGWAAIEWIIENSERAVS, via the exons ATGAAGATCTGGAGCTCGGAGCACGTGTTCGG CCACCCGTGGGACACCGTCATCAAAGCTGCCATGAGGAAGTACCCGAATCCAATGAACCCCTGTGTCGTGGGAGTTGACGTGCTGGAGCGCAGTGTGGACGGCCGGGGCCGGCTTCACAGCCACCGCCTCCTCAGCACCGAGTGGGGGCTGCCCGGCTTCGTGAAAGCG attttggGAACCAGTAGGACTTTGACATACATCAAAGAACATTCTGTTGTGGATCcagtagaaaagaaaatggaactttGTTCCACCAAT ATCACACTCACAAACCTGGTGTCGGTGAACGAGAGGTTGGTGTACACTCCGCATCCAGAGGACCCTGAAAT GACGGTGCTCACACAAGAAGCCATCATCACTGTGAAGGGGATCAGCCTCGGCAGCTATCTGGAGAGTCTGATGGCCAACACGATATCATCCAACGCAAAGAAG GGGTGGGCTGCTATTGAGTGGATAATTGAAAATTCTGAGCGCGCTGTGAGCTAA
- the PRELID3A gene encoding PRELI domain containing protein 3A isoform X4 has protein sequence MRKYPNPMNPCVVGVDVLERSVDGRGRLHSHRLLSTEWGLPGFVKAILGTSRTLTYIKEHSVVDPVEKKMELCSTNITLTNLVSVNERLVYTPHPEDPEMTVLTQEAIITVKGISLGSYLESLMANTISSNAKKQSEPWKELGCVAAVARVQGNVTCQSRAFASHLRFPPRPTSSWLSSPSLLSPGLF, from the exons ATGAGGAAGTACCCGAATCCAATGAACCCCTGTGTCGTGGGAGTTGACGTGCTGGAGCGCAGTGTGGACGGCCGGGGCCGGCTTCACAGCCACCGCCTCCTCAGCACCGAGTGGGGGCTGCCCGGCTTCGTGAAAGCG attttggGAACCAGTAGGACTTTGACATACATCAAAGAACATTCTGTTGTGGATCcagtagaaaagaaaatggaactttGTTCCACCAAT ATCACACTCACAAACCTGGTGTCGGTGAACGAGAGGTTGGTGTACACTCCGCATCCAGAGGACCCTGAAAT GACGGTGCTCACACAAGAAGCCATCATCACTGTGAAGGGGATCAGCCTCGGCAGCTATCTGGAGAGTCTGATGGCCAACACGATATCATCCAACGCAAAGAAG CAGAGCGAGCCATGGAAAGAGCTTGGATGTGTGGCAGCCGTTGCACGAGTTCAAGGTAACGTCACCTGCCAGAGCAGGGCCTTCGCTTCTCACCTTCGCTTCCCTCCCAGGCCGACGTCTTCCTGGCTGTCCTCCCCGTCCCTCCTCTCTCCTGGTTTATTTTGA
- the PRELID3A gene encoding PRELI domain containing protein 3A isoform X6, which produces MKIWSSEHVFGHPWDTVIKAAMRKYPNPMNPCVVGVDVLERSVDGRGRLHSHRLLSTEWGLPGFVKAILGTSRTLTYIKEHSVVDPVEKKMELCSTNITLTNLVSVNERLVYTPHPEDPEMTVLTQEAIITVKGISLGSYLESLMANTISSNAKKMPHPKKLKKKERKNKRKKGRKKERKK; this is translated from the exons ATGAAGATCTGGAGCTCGGAGCACGTGTTCGG CCACCCGTGGGACACCGTCATCAAAGCTGCCATGAGGAAGTACCCGAATCCAATGAACCCCTGTGTCGTGGGAGTTGACGTGCTGGAGCGCAGTGTGGACGGCCGGGGCCGGCTTCACAGCCACCGCCTCCTCAGCACCGAGTGGGGGCTGCCCGGCTTCGTGAAAGCG attttggGAACCAGTAGGACTTTGACATACATCAAAGAACATTCTGTTGTGGATCcagtagaaaagaaaatggaactttGTTCCACCAAT ATCACACTCACAAACCTGGTGTCGGTGAACGAGAGGTTGGTGTACACTCCGCATCCAGAGGACCCTGAAAT GACGGTGCTCACACAAGAAGCCATCATCACTGTGAAGGGGATCAGCCTCGGCAGCTATCTGGAGAGTCTGATGGCCAACACGATATCATCCAACGCAAAGAAG ATGCCTCacccaaaaaaattaaagaagaaagaaagaaagaacaaaagaaaaaaaggaaggaagaaggaaaggaagaaataa
- the PRELID3A gene encoding PRELI domain containing protein 3A isoform X10: MKIWSSEHVFGHPWDTVIKAAMRKYPNPMNPCVVGVDVLERSVDGRGRLHSHRLLSTEWGLPGFVKAILGTSRTLTYIKEHSVVDPVEKKMELCSTNITLTNLVSVNERLVYTPHPEDPEMTVLTQEAIITVKGISLGSYLESLMANTISSNAKKCCSLGRVARPWSG, encoded by the exons ATGAAGATCTGGAGCTCGGAGCACGTGTTCGG CCACCCGTGGGACACCGTCATCAAAGCTGCCATGAGGAAGTACCCGAATCCAATGAACCCCTGTGTCGTGGGAGTTGACGTGCTGGAGCGCAGTGTGGACGGCCGGGGCCGGCTTCACAGCCACCGCCTCCTCAGCACCGAGTGGGGGCTGCCCGGCTTCGTGAAAGCG attttggGAACCAGTAGGACTTTGACATACATCAAAGAACATTCTGTTGTGGATCcagtagaaaagaaaatggaactttGTTCCACCAAT ATCACACTCACAAACCTGGTGTCGGTGAACGAGAGGTTGGTGTACACTCCGCATCCAGAGGACCCTGAAAT GACGGTGCTCACACAAGAAGCCATCATCACTGTGAAGGGGATCAGCCTCGGCAGCTATCTGGAGAGTCTGATGGCCAACACGATATCATCCAACGCAAAGAAG TGCTGTTCTCTCGGCAGGGTCGCGAGGCCTTGGAGTGGGTGA
- the PRELID3A gene encoding PRELI domain containing protein 3A isoform X9: MKIWSSEHVFGHPWDTVIKAAMRKYPNPMNPCVVGVDVLERSVDGRGRLHSHRLLSTEWGLPGFVKAILGTSRTLTYIKEHSVVDPVEKKMELCSTNITLTNLVSVNERLVYTPHPEDPEMTVLTQEAIITVKGISLGSYLESLMANTISSNAKKEMEKPSSNSYGIARDPE, translated from the exons ATGAAGATCTGGAGCTCGGAGCACGTGTTCGG CCACCCGTGGGACACCGTCATCAAAGCTGCCATGAGGAAGTACCCGAATCCAATGAACCCCTGTGTCGTGGGAGTTGACGTGCTGGAGCGCAGTGTGGACGGCCGGGGCCGGCTTCACAGCCACCGCCTCCTCAGCACCGAGTGGGGGCTGCCCGGCTTCGTGAAAGCG attttggGAACCAGTAGGACTTTGACATACATCAAAGAACATTCTGTTGTGGATCcagtagaaaagaaaatggaactttGTTCCACCAAT ATCACACTCACAAACCTGGTGTCGGTGAACGAGAGGTTGGTGTACACTCCGCATCCAGAGGACCCTGAAAT GACGGTGCTCACACAAGAAGCCATCATCACTGTGAAGGGGATCAGCCTCGGCAGCTATCTGGAGAGTCTGATGGCCAACACGATATCATCCAACGCAAAGAAG gaaatggaaaagccatcctcaaattcatatggaattgcaagggatcctgaatag
- the PRELID3A gene encoding PRELI domain containing protein 3A isoform X1, which produces MKIWSSEHVFGHPWDTVIKAAMRKYPNPMNPCVVGVDVLERSVDGRGRLHSHRLLSTEWGLPGFVKAILGTSRTLTYIKEHSVVDPVEKKMELCSTNITLTNLVSVNERLVYTPHPEDPEMTVLTQEAIITVKGISLGSYLESLMANTISSNAKKQSEPWKELGCVAAVARVQGNVTCQSRAFASHLRFPPRPTSSWLSSPSLLSPGLF; this is translated from the exons ATGAAGATCTGGAGCTCGGAGCACGTGTTCGG CCACCCGTGGGACACCGTCATCAAAGCTGCCATGAGGAAGTACCCGAATCCAATGAACCCCTGTGTCGTGGGAGTTGACGTGCTGGAGCGCAGTGTGGACGGCCGGGGCCGGCTTCACAGCCACCGCCTCCTCAGCACCGAGTGGGGGCTGCCCGGCTTCGTGAAAGCG attttggGAACCAGTAGGACTTTGACATACATCAAAGAACATTCTGTTGTGGATCcagtagaaaagaaaatggaactttGTTCCACCAAT ATCACACTCACAAACCTGGTGTCGGTGAACGAGAGGTTGGTGTACACTCCGCATCCAGAGGACCCTGAAAT GACGGTGCTCACACAAGAAGCCATCATCACTGTGAAGGGGATCAGCCTCGGCAGCTATCTGGAGAGTCTGATGGCCAACACGATATCATCCAACGCAAAGAAG CAGAGCGAGCCATGGAAAGAGCTTGGATGTGTGGCAGCCGTTGCACGAGTTCAAGGTAACGTCACCTGCCAGAGCAGGGCCTTCGCTTCTCACCTTCGCTTCCCTCCCAGGCCGACGTCTTCCTGGCTGTCCTCCCCGTCCCTCCTCTCTCCTGGTTTATTTTGA
- the PRELID3A gene encoding PRELI domain containing protein 3A isoform X7, giving the protein MKIWSSEHVFGHPWDTVIKAAMRKYPNPMNPCVVGVDVLERSVDGRGRLHSHRLLSTEWGLPGFVKAILGTSRTLTYIKEHSVVDPVEKKMELCSTNITLTNLVSVNERLVYTPHPEDPEMTVLTQEAIITVKGISLGSYLESLMANTISSNAKKQSEPWKELGCVAAVARVQGVGCY; this is encoded by the exons ATGAAGATCTGGAGCTCGGAGCACGTGTTCGG CCACCCGTGGGACACCGTCATCAAAGCTGCCATGAGGAAGTACCCGAATCCAATGAACCCCTGTGTCGTGGGAGTTGACGTGCTGGAGCGCAGTGTGGACGGCCGGGGCCGGCTTCACAGCCACCGCCTCCTCAGCACCGAGTGGGGGCTGCCCGGCTTCGTGAAAGCG attttggGAACCAGTAGGACTTTGACATACATCAAAGAACATTCTGTTGTGGATCcagtagaaaagaaaatggaactttGTTCCACCAAT ATCACACTCACAAACCTGGTGTCGGTGAACGAGAGGTTGGTGTACACTCCGCATCCAGAGGACCCTGAAAT GACGGTGCTCACACAAGAAGCCATCATCACTGTGAAGGGGATCAGCCTCGGCAGCTATCTGGAGAGTCTGATGGCCAACACGATATCATCCAACGCAAAGAAG CAGAGCGAGCCATGGAAAGAGCTTGGATGTGTGGCAGCCGTTGCACGAGTTCAAG GGGTGGGCTGCTATTGA